A single genomic interval of Nonomuraea rubra harbors:
- a CDS encoding cellulase family glycosylhydrolase codes for MLSAALSVSGLTTHASADTTTQLNASQIVADMGVGWNLGNQLEANVDGYPSETAWGNPTVTQALIDKVKSTGFNTIRIPVSYLRHIGAGPDYTINPSWLNRIQEVVNYAYNRGMYVVLNIHGDGYKTIPYAWLICDSSNQTEIKAKYQKIWQQLASRFQNYDQRLIFESMNEEFDGQYGNPTQPCYSNINSYNQIFVDTTRRAGGNNSSRWLLVPGWNTNIDYTTGNYGFVIPTDNYRSPSIPSNEQRIMISVHYYAPWDFVGEENGTITQWGPAATNPSRTSTWGQDDYMDSQLKKTYDSFVVRGYPVVVGEYGSIDKSSFDSSNNRYRADFAHTMVATAKKYGAATIYWDNGVNGQYGFGLFNRSTNAVTQPGIIGPIMSAIGGPGSATRYEAEASPAVCTGTIDSNWSGYSGTGFCNGTNAVGAYAQFTVNASTAGTATLLVRFANGVATTRPASLLVNGSAVQTPSFEGTGAWSTWVTKTLTVTLNAGGNTVRLNPTTASGLPNIDYLEVTTP; via the coding sequence ATGCTGTCGGCCGCCCTATCGGTGTCCGGCTTGACCACGCATGCGTCGGCCGACACCACGACACAGCTCAACGCTTCGCAGATCGTCGCCGACATGGGAGTGGGCTGGAATCTGGGGAACCAGCTGGAAGCCAACGTCGACGGATATCCCAGCGAAACGGCGTGGGGCAATCCGACCGTAACACAGGCTCTCATCGACAAGGTGAAGTCGACAGGCTTCAATACGATCCGGATCCCGGTCTCGTATTTACGGCATATCGGGGCCGGCCCGGACTACACGATCAACCCTTCCTGGCTGAACAGAATTCAGGAAGTCGTCAACTATGCGTACAACCGAGGCATGTATGTGGTGCTCAACATACATGGAGACGGCTACAAAACCATCCCATACGCCTGGCTGATCTGCGATTCCTCCAACCAAACAGAGATCAAAGCCAAGTATCAGAAGATCTGGCAACAACTCGCGTCCAGGTTTCAAAATTACGACCAACGCCTGATCTTCGAATCCATGAACGAAGAATTCGACGGACAGTACGGCAATCCCACTCAACCGTGCTACTCAAACATCAACAGCTACAACCAAATCTTCGTGGACACCACAAGACGAGCTGGCGGAAACAACAGTTCACGATGGCTGCTTGTTCCTGGCTGGAACACGAACATCGATTACACCACCGGAAACTACGGCTTCGTGATTCCGACGGACAACTACCGATCGCCCTCCATCCCCAGCAATGAGCAGAGAATCATGATCTCCGTTCACTATTATGCTCCGTGGGACTTCGTCGGAGAGGAAAACGGCACGATCACGCAGTGGGGACCGGCAGCAACCAACCCATCGAGAACATCCACCTGGGGACAGGATGATTACATGGATTCGCAGCTGAAGAAGACGTACGACAGTTTCGTCGTCAGAGGATACCCGGTAGTCGTCGGCGAATACGGCTCGATCGACAAGTCATCCTTTGATTCGTCGAACAACAGGTACCGTGCGGACTTCGCGCACACCATGGTGGCCACCGCCAAGAAGTACGGAGCAGCCACTATTTACTGGGACAATGGCGTCAACGGCCAATACGGTTTTGGGCTGTTCAATCGAAGCACCAACGCGGTGACCCAGCCAGGAATCATCGGCCCCATTATGAGCGCCATCGGCGGTCCTGGGTCGGCCACCCGCTACGAGGCGGAAGCTTCGCCGGCGGTGTGCACTGGCACCATCGACTCCAACTGGTCGGGCTACTCAGGTACCGGCTTCTGCAACGGCACCAACGCGGTGGGGGCCTACGCTCAGTTCACCGTCAACGCGAGCACGGCGGGCACCGCGACGCTGCTGGTCCGGTTCGCCAACGGTGTCGCCACCACGCGGCCGGCCTCGCTGCTCGTCAACGGCTCGGCGGTGCAGACCCCGTCGTTCGAGGGCACCGGCGCGTGGAGTACATGGGTCACCAAGACCTTGACCGTCACGCTGAACGCGGGCGGCAACACCGTCAGGCTCAACCCCACGACGGCCAGCGGCCTGCCCAACATCGACTACCTCGAAGTCACGACGCCCTAG